The Oxyura jamaicensis isolate SHBP4307 breed ruddy duck chromosome 28, BPBGC_Ojam_1.0, whole genome shotgun sequence genome contains a region encoding:
- the LOC118179064 gene encoding GRAM domain-containing protein 2A-like isoform X1: MSGKLKKSRKAALGEKQWQSLEERGSAGTQPGTHPALTRSKTYDPSCKETEEVEGAGGQHGSLSSSLNKRSSSFRKAFEEIAGREALLACFSCAWQREVPYHGRLYVSSGHVCFHASLLLKDIKAVVPVTSICALKKTNTALLVPNALSIRTAEGDKFLFVSLRQREATFQLLKSLCKHLQDNGWSPLASSLNGSTAQILKKPPTSSQSDPEESAAEPDSLLEPPGERPPPPLNRPSQPPSGTQTASPGTPGSAGASREAQGHHPHPGHSTNISWLGAEEASQAKEEAAATAEDAPAVGRAGDPSPAPHAPTAAPLSPFGTIILIYLLLMVALLLTSGYIGLRILQLEQQLAAAGAWPDLDLLHQ; this comes from the exons ATGTCGGGGAAGCTGAAGAAGAGCAGGAAGGCGGCGCTGGGGGAGAAGCAGTGgcagagcctggaggagaggggcagcGCGGGCACCCAGCCGGGGACGCACCCCGCACTCACCAG gtCCAAAACCTACGACCCCTCCTGTAAGGAGACGGAGGAGGTTGAAGGAGCTGGAGGCCAGCACGGGTCCCTGTCCTCCTCG CTGAACAAGCGCAGCTCCAGCTTCCGCAAAGCCTTCGAGGAGATCGCCGGGCGGGAAGCGCTGCTGGCCTGCTTCTCCTGCGCCTGGCAGCGAGAGGTGCCCTACCATGGCCGCCTCTACGTCTCCTCCGGCCACGTCTGCTTCCACGCCAGCCTGCTGCTCAAGGACATCAAG gCAGTCGTCCCCGTCACGTCCATCTGCGCCCTCAAGAAGACCAACACGGCGCTGCTGGTGCCCAACGCGCTCAGCATCCGCACGGCCGAGGGGGACAAG TTCCTCTTCGTGTCGCTGCGCCAGCGCGAGGCCACGTTCCAGCTCCTGAAGTCGCTCTGCAAACACCTGCAG GACAACGGCTGGAGCCCCCTGGCCTCTTCTCTCAACGGCAGCACCGCGCAAATCCTTAAGAAGCCCCCG ACCTCGAGCCAGTCGGACCCGGAGGAGAGCGCTGCGGAGCCCGACAGCCTCCTGGAGCCGCCGGGTGAGCGGCCGCCCCCACCCCTCAACAGGCCCTCGCAGCCCCCCTCGGGCACCCAAACAGCCTCTCCTGGGACACCGGGGAGCGCAGGGGCCTCTCGGGAAGCCCAGGGCCACCACCCACACCCCGGGCACTCAACGAACATCTCCTGGTTGGGTGCAGAGGAGGCGAGCCAAGCcaaggaggaggcagcggcGACAGCAGAGGACGCGCCGGCCGTAGGCAGAG CAGGGGATCCCAGCCCAGCGCCCCACGCCCCCACTGCTGCACCACTGAGCCCCTTCGGCACCATCATCCTCATCTACCTGCTGCT gatggtggccctgctgctgacctCGGGCTACATCGGGCTGCGcatcctgcagctggagcagcagctggcgGCCGCGGGGGCTTGGCCAGACCTCGACCTGTTGCACCAgtga
- the LOC118179064 gene encoding GRAM domain-containing protein 2B-like isoform X2, whose product MSGKLKKSRKAALGEKQWQSLEERGSAGTQPGTHPALTRSKTYDPSCKETEEVEGAGGQHGSLSSSLNKRSSSFRKAFEEIAGREALLACFSCAWQREVPYHGRLYVSSGHVCFHASLLLKDIKAVVPVTSICALKKTNTALLVPNALSIRTAEGDKFLFVSLRQREATFQLLKSLCKHLQDNGWSPLASSLNGSTAQILKKPPTSSQSDPEESAAEPDSLLEPPGERPPPPLNRPSQPPSGTQTASPGTPGSAGASREAQGHHPHPGHSTNISWLGAEEASQAKEEAAATAEDAPAVGRGDPSPAPHAPTAAPLSPFGTIILIYLLLMVALLLTSGYIGLRILQLEQQLAAAGAWPDLDLLHQ is encoded by the exons ATGTCGGGGAAGCTGAAGAAGAGCAGGAAGGCGGCGCTGGGGGAGAAGCAGTGgcagagcctggaggagaggggcagcGCGGGCACCCAGCCGGGGACGCACCCCGCACTCACCAG gtCCAAAACCTACGACCCCTCCTGTAAGGAGACGGAGGAGGTTGAAGGAGCTGGAGGCCAGCACGGGTCCCTGTCCTCCTCG CTGAACAAGCGCAGCTCCAGCTTCCGCAAAGCCTTCGAGGAGATCGCCGGGCGGGAAGCGCTGCTGGCCTGCTTCTCCTGCGCCTGGCAGCGAGAGGTGCCCTACCATGGCCGCCTCTACGTCTCCTCCGGCCACGTCTGCTTCCACGCCAGCCTGCTGCTCAAGGACATCAAG gCAGTCGTCCCCGTCACGTCCATCTGCGCCCTCAAGAAGACCAACACGGCGCTGCTGGTGCCCAACGCGCTCAGCATCCGCACGGCCGAGGGGGACAAG TTCCTCTTCGTGTCGCTGCGCCAGCGCGAGGCCACGTTCCAGCTCCTGAAGTCGCTCTGCAAACACCTGCAG GACAACGGCTGGAGCCCCCTGGCCTCTTCTCTCAACGGCAGCACCGCGCAAATCCTTAAGAAGCCCCCG ACCTCGAGCCAGTCGGACCCGGAGGAGAGCGCTGCGGAGCCCGACAGCCTCCTGGAGCCGCCGGGTGAGCGGCCGCCCCCACCCCTCAACAGGCCCTCGCAGCCCCCCTCGGGCACCCAAACAGCCTCTCCTGGGACACCGGGGAGCGCAGGGGCCTCTCGGGAAGCCCAGGGCCACCACCCACACCCCGGGCACTCAACGAACATCTCCTGGTTGGGTGCAGAGGAGGCGAGCCAAGCcaaggaggaggcagcggcGACAGCAGAGGACGCGCCGGCCGTAGGCAGAG GGGATCCCAGCCCAGCGCCCCACGCCCCCACTGCTGCACCACTGAGCCCCTTCGGCACCATCATCCTCATCTACCTGCTGCT gatggtggccctgctgctgacctCGGGCTACATCGGGCTGCGcatcctgcagctggagcagcagctggcgGCCGCGGGGGCTTGGCCAGACCTCGACCTGTTGCACCAgtga
- the LOC118179064 gene encoding GRAM domain-containing protein 2B-like isoform X3, with protein sequence MSGKLKKSRKAALGEKQWQSLEERGSAGTQPGTHPALTRSKTYDPSCKETEEVEGAGGQHGSLSSSLNKRSSSFRKAFEEIAGREALLACFSCAWQREVPYHGRLYVSSGHVCFHASLLLKDIKAVVPVTSICALKKTNTALLVPNALSIRTAEGDKFLFVSLRQREATFQLLKSLCKHLQDNGWSPLASSLNGSTAQILKKPPTSSQSDPEESAAEPDSLLEPPEEASQAKEEAAATAEDAPAVGRAGDPSPAPHAPTAAPLSPFGTIILIYLLLMVALLLTSGYIGLRILQLEQQLAAAGAWPDLDLLHQ encoded by the exons ATGTCGGGGAAGCTGAAGAAGAGCAGGAAGGCGGCGCTGGGGGAGAAGCAGTGgcagagcctggaggagaggggcagcGCGGGCACCCAGCCGGGGACGCACCCCGCACTCACCAG gtCCAAAACCTACGACCCCTCCTGTAAGGAGACGGAGGAGGTTGAAGGAGCTGGAGGCCAGCACGGGTCCCTGTCCTCCTCG CTGAACAAGCGCAGCTCCAGCTTCCGCAAAGCCTTCGAGGAGATCGCCGGGCGGGAAGCGCTGCTGGCCTGCTTCTCCTGCGCCTGGCAGCGAGAGGTGCCCTACCATGGCCGCCTCTACGTCTCCTCCGGCCACGTCTGCTTCCACGCCAGCCTGCTGCTCAAGGACATCAAG gCAGTCGTCCCCGTCACGTCCATCTGCGCCCTCAAGAAGACCAACACGGCGCTGCTGGTGCCCAACGCGCTCAGCATCCGCACGGCCGAGGGGGACAAG TTCCTCTTCGTGTCGCTGCGCCAGCGCGAGGCCACGTTCCAGCTCCTGAAGTCGCTCTGCAAACACCTGCAG GACAACGGCTGGAGCCCCCTGGCCTCTTCTCTCAACGGCAGCACCGCGCAAATCCTTAAGAAGCCCCCG ACCTCGAGCCAGTCGGACCCGGAGGAGAGCGCTGCGGAGCCCGACAGCCTCCTGGAGCCGCCGG AGGAGGCGAGCCAAGCcaaggaggaggcagcggcGACAGCAGAGGACGCGCCGGCCGTAGGCAGAG CAGGGGATCCCAGCCCAGCGCCCCACGCCCCCACTGCTGCACCACTGAGCCCCTTCGGCACCATCATCCTCATCTACCTGCTGCT gatggtggccctgctgctgacctCGGGCTACATCGGGCTGCGcatcctgcagctggagcagcagctggcgGCCGCGGGGGCTTGGCCAGACCTCGACCTGTTGCACCAgtga
- the LOC118179064 gene encoding GRAM domain-containing protein 2B-like isoform X4: MSGKLKKSRKAALGEKQWQSLEERGSAGTQPGTHPALTRSKTYDPSCKETEEVEGAGGQHGSLSSSLNKRSSSFRKAFEEIAGREALLACFSCAWQREVPYHGRLYVSSGHVCFHASLLLKDIKAVVPVTSICALKKTNTALLVPNALSIRTAEGDKFLFVSLRQREATFQLLKSLCKHLQDNGWSPLASSLNGSTAQILKKPPTSSQSDPEESAAEPDSLLEPPEEASQAKEEAAATAEDAPAVGRGDPSPAPHAPTAAPLSPFGTIILIYLLLMVALLLTSGYIGLRILQLEQQLAAAGAWPDLDLLHQ, translated from the exons ATGTCGGGGAAGCTGAAGAAGAGCAGGAAGGCGGCGCTGGGGGAGAAGCAGTGgcagagcctggaggagaggggcagcGCGGGCACCCAGCCGGGGACGCACCCCGCACTCACCAG gtCCAAAACCTACGACCCCTCCTGTAAGGAGACGGAGGAGGTTGAAGGAGCTGGAGGCCAGCACGGGTCCCTGTCCTCCTCG CTGAACAAGCGCAGCTCCAGCTTCCGCAAAGCCTTCGAGGAGATCGCCGGGCGGGAAGCGCTGCTGGCCTGCTTCTCCTGCGCCTGGCAGCGAGAGGTGCCCTACCATGGCCGCCTCTACGTCTCCTCCGGCCACGTCTGCTTCCACGCCAGCCTGCTGCTCAAGGACATCAAG gCAGTCGTCCCCGTCACGTCCATCTGCGCCCTCAAGAAGACCAACACGGCGCTGCTGGTGCCCAACGCGCTCAGCATCCGCACGGCCGAGGGGGACAAG TTCCTCTTCGTGTCGCTGCGCCAGCGCGAGGCCACGTTCCAGCTCCTGAAGTCGCTCTGCAAACACCTGCAG GACAACGGCTGGAGCCCCCTGGCCTCTTCTCTCAACGGCAGCACCGCGCAAATCCTTAAGAAGCCCCCG ACCTCGAGCCAGTCGGACCCGGAGGAGAGCGCTGCGGAGCCCGACAGCCTCCTGGAGCCGCCGG AGGAGGCGAGCCAAGCcaaggaggaggcagcggcGACAGCAGAGGACGCGCCGGCCGTAGGCAGAG GGGATCCCAGCCCAGCGCCCCACGCCCCCACTGCTGCACCACTGAGCCCCTTCGGCACCATCATCCTCATCTACCTGCTGCT gatggtggccctgctgctgacctCGGGCTACATCGGGCTGCGcatcctgcagctggagcagcagctggcgGCCGCGGGGGCTTGGCCAGACCTCGACCTGTTGCACCAgtga
- the C28H19orf71 gene encoding uncharacterized protein C19orf71 homolog, whose protein sequence is MEVGAHRPWVPQSTLETDFPLPLYSDQYVTLRGPRQAPVLRQAVRWKTTPMGWDAAGQSWSTGLSGWDAAGDPWYSLTRGIARRRWQRAHAPRELEPLPPVYAQHLREVAWWDPIVPAAYPRPRTRWGAFLWQERPVLGKEYVATRSQSPRALGDSPGYVPLLSSCRPPCTARDVRTWSLLQHQPSTRQ, encoded by the exons ATGGAGGTGGGGGCGCACAGGCCCTGGGTGCCGCAGAGCACCCTCGAGACCGACTTCCCCCTGCCCCTGTACAG TGACCAATATGTGACGCTGCGGGGGCCCCGCCAGGCCCCCGTGCTGAGGCAGGCCGTGCGCTGGAAGACCACCCCCATGGGCTGGGACGCTGCGGGGCAGAGCTGGTCCACGGGGCTGAGCGGCTGGGACGCGGCCGGGGACCCCTGGTACAGCCTCACCCGTGGCATCGCCCGGCGCCGCTGGCAGCGCGCCCACGCCCCCCGCGAGCTCGAGCCCCTGCCCCCGG tTTACGCCCAGCACCTGCGGGAGGTGGCGTGGTGGGACCCCATCGTCCCCGCTGCCTACCCCCGACCCCGCACCCGCTGGGGAGCCTTCCTCTGGCAGGAGCGACCGGTCCTGGGCAAGGAGTACG TTGCCACCCGCAGCCAGAGCCCCAGGGCGCTGGGGGACAGCCCGGGGTACGTCCCCCTGCTGTCCTCCTGCCGCCCCCCCTGCACCGCCCGGGACGTCCGCACCTGgagcctcctccagcaccagccctcCACCCGCCAGTAA
- the FZR1 gene encoding fizzy-related protein homolog, with protein MDQDYERRLLRQINIQNENTMPCVAEMRRTLTPSNSPMSSPSKHGDRFIPSRAGANWSINFHRINENEKSPSQNRKAKDATSDNGKDGLAYSALLKNELLGAGIEKVQDPQTEDRRLQPSTPEKKSLFTYSLSTKRSSPDDGNEVSPYSLSPVSNKSQKLLRSPRKPTRKISKIPFKVLDAPELQDDFYLNLVDWSSLNVLSVGLGTCVYLWSACTSQVTRLCDLSVEGDSVTSVGWSERGNLVAVGTHKGFVQIWDAAAGKKLSMLEGHTARVGALAWNADQLSSGSRDRMILQRDIRTPPLQSERRLQGHRQEVCGLKWSTDHQLLASGGNDNKLLVWNHSSLSPVQQYTEHLAAVKAIAWSPHQHGLLASGGGTADRCIRFWNTLTGQPLQCIDTGSQVCNLAWSKHANELVSTHGYSQNQILVWKYPSLTQVAKLTGHSYRVLYLAMSPDGEAIVTGAGDETLRFWNVFSKTRSTKESVSVLNLFTRIR; from the exons GGTTCATTCCCTCAAGAGCTGGGGCCAACTGGAGCATCAACTTCCACAGAATAAAC gaaaatgaaaaatcaccgagtcaaaacagaaaagcaaaggacGCTACATCGGACAATGGCAAAG ATGGCCTTGCTTACTCCGCCCTGCTGAAGAATGAACTCTTAGGAGCAGGGATCGAGAAAGTGCAGGACCCGCAGACAGAAGACAGGAGGTTGCAGCCGTCCACTCCAGAGAAGAAGTCCCTCTTCACT tattCGCTCAGCACAAAACGTTCCAGTCCAGATGATGGTAACGAGGTCTCGCCATATTCCTTGTCTCCTGTCAGCAACAAAAG TCAGAAGCTGCTACGATCACCCCGAAAACCAACTCGGAAGATCTCAAAGATCCCTTTCAAAGTGCTGGATGCCCCGGAACTGCAGGACGACTTCTACCTGAACCTGGTGGACTGGTCCTCTCTTAACGTCCTCAGCGTTGGCCTTGGCACATGTGTTTACCTGTGGAGTGCTTGTACGAGCCAG GTAACCCGACTGTGCGATCTGTCTGTGGAAGGAGATTCGGTAACGTCGGTGGGCTGGTCGGAACGG GGGAACTTGGTAGCCGTTGGCACTCACAAGGGCTTTGTACAGATCTGGGAcgcagctgcaggaaaaaagctCTCCATGCTAGAGGGGCACACGGCCAGAGTTG GTGCCTTGGCATGGAACGCGGACCAGCTGTCCTCTGGGAGTCGAGACAGAATGATCCTTCAGAGGGACATCCGCACCCCGCCCCTGCAGTCAGAGCGGCGGCTCCAGGGCCACAGGCAGGAGGTCTGTGGGCTCAAATGGTCAACGGACCACCAGCTCCTGGCCTCTGGGGGAAATGATAACAAG CTCCTCGTCTGGAATCACTCCAGCCTGAGTCCTGTCCAACAGTACACAGAGCATCTTGCGGCAGTAAAAGCCATCGCCTGGTCCCCGCACCAGCACGGCCTCCTCGCCTCTGGCGGCGGGACAGCCGACCGCTGCATACGCTTCTGGAACACGCTCACCGGGCAGCCTCTGCAGTGCATCGACACCGGGTCACAAGTGTGCAACCTGGCCTGGTCAAAGCACGCCAACGAGCTG GTGAGTACCCACGGATACTCGCAGAACCAGATCCTCGTCTGGAAATACCCCTCGTTAACTCAAGTAGCGAAGCTAACGGGGCACTCGTACAGAGTCTTATATCTG GCGATGTCCCCTGATGGGGAGGCCATAGTTACGGGAGCTGGAGATGAAACCTTGCGGTTCTGGAACGTCTTCAGTAAAACTCGCTCGACGAAG GAGTCTGTATCCGTTCTCAACCTCTTCACCAGGATACGGTAA